The following proteins are encoded in a genomic region of Sorangiineae bacterium MSr12523:
- a CDS encoding DUF1097 domain-containing protein, which translates to MASAQWKITVGESLVASAAATVSFVLLDLPVWAMFIGWIAFFTRGVDFRHGAINFACVLVGLACGMGAAVGLHALGPHLGPWTISVVVFSVAMVVVSLRLVPVFNNLLGFFLGLVSYFASHLPPSAETFAKLGVAAAVGSIAGWLASRVHKHWSTPLPIQPRSHSGEALGNG; encoded by the coding sequence ATGGCTTCGGCTCAATGGAAGATCACCGTGGGTGAATCGCTGGTCGCATCGGCGGCGGCAACGGTGAGCTTCGTGCTTCTCGATTTGCCGGTGTGGGCCATGTTCATCGGCTGGATCGCGTTCTTCACGCGCGGTGTCGACTTCCGGCACGGTGCGATCAACTTCGCCTGCGTGCTGGTGGGCTTGGCATGCGGAATGGGCGCTGCGGTGGGCCTTCACGCGCTCGGCCCGCACCTGGGGCCGTGGACGATCTCGGTGGTGGTCTTTTCCGTCGCGATGGTGGTCGTATCGTTGCGGCTCGTTCCGGTCTTCAACAACTTGCTCGGATTCTTTCTCGGCCTCGTCTCGTACTTTGCATCGCACCTTCCGCCCTCGGCCGAGACCTTTGCCAAGCTCGGCGTGGCGGCAGCGGTGGGATCGATCGCAGGCTGGTTGGCCAGCCGGGTTCACAAACACTGGAGCACCCCGTTACCGATTCAGCCTCGATCGCATAGCGGCGAGGCCCTCGGAAATGGTTAA